In the genome of Enterococcus sp. DIV2402, the window CTGGTAAAACAGAAGAAGCAATGCCACAATTATTCTCAAGTGAAATGTGGGGTGGAGCAACATTTGACGTTGCTTATCGTTTCTTAACAGAAGATCCTTGGGAAAGATTACGTATCTTACGTAAGAAAATGCCTAATACGTTATTGCAAATGCTATTCCGTGGTTCAAATGCAGTCGGTTATTCAAATTATCCAGATAATGTCTTAGTTGAATTTATCAATGAAGCAGCACATCAAGGAATTGATGTTTTCCGTATTTTTGATAGCTTAAACTGGATTCCACAAATGGAAAAAAGTATTCAAGCAGTTCGTGATGCAGGTAAGATTGCTGAAGCAACAATTTGTTACACTGGAGACATTAATGATGCTTCTAGACCGAAATATTCATTGCAGTATTATAAAGATATGGCAAAAGAGCTGGAAGCATTAGGTGCACATACGATTGCGATTAAAGATATGGCAGGTTTATTGAAACCACAAGCATCTTATCGATTAATTAGCGAGTTAAAAGATACTGTAGATGTGCCAATTCATTTGCATACACATGATACAAGTGGTAACGGAATTATCACGTATTCTGCAGCAGTAACAGCAGGCGTTGATATTGTCGATGTAGCGATGAGTGCGATGAGTAGCAATACAAGTCAACCAAGCTTGAGTAGTTTATACTATGCTTTAGTTAATGGCAAACGCGTACCGGATATCAATATTGAAAATGTACAAGAATTGAATCATTATTGGGAAGATGTACGTATGTATTATCAACCATTTGAAAATGGCTTGAACGTTCCTCAAACAGAAGTTTATATGCATGAAATGCCTGGTGGACAATATTCTAATTTACAACAACAAGCAAAAGCAGTTGGTTTGGGCGATCGTTGGGATGAAATTAAGAAAATGTACCACAATGTAAATATGATGTTTGGTGATATTGTAAAAGTAACTCCTTCTTCTAAAGTAGTTGGAGATATGGCGCTATTCATGGTTCAAAATAATTTAACAGAAGAAGATATTTATGAAAATGGTGAAACAATTAGCTTCCCAGAATCAGTAATTACTTTCTTCCAAGGTGAATTAGGTCAACCAACTGGCGGCTTCCCAGAAAAATTACAAAAAATTATTATCAAAGACCGTCCTGCTTATACAGACCGTCCGGGTGCTTTAGCAAAACCGGTTGATTTTGAACAAGTAAAAGCAGAACTAGCTGAATTAATTGGCTACGAACCACAACATGATGAAGTATTGAGCTACTTGATGTATCCAGAAATTTTCTTAGCTTATCGCAAAGCTTACGAACAATTTGCTGATATCAAAGTCTTAGATACACCAACTTTCTTTAGTGGTATGCGTACAGGCGAAAAAATCAATGTTGAAATCGAAAAAGGTAAAAACTTGATTATTCGTTTAGATGAGATTGGTGATGCAGATATTGAAGGAAATCGTACGTTGTTCTTTAACTTGAATGGTCAACGTCGTGAAATTTCAGTAAAAGATACTTCAATTAAGAGCACTGTTATTGCTAAGCGTAAAGCTGAGCCAACTAATAAAGAACAAATTGGTGCTACAATGTCTGGTTCGGTTTTACAAGTTTTAGTGAAAAAAGGAGACCAAGTGAAACGTGGGGATACATTGCTAGTTACAGAAGCAATGAAGATGGAAACATCAATTGAAGCACGCTTTGATGGTACAGTTGACCATGTATATGTTACTGAAGGTGAACCAATTTCATCTGGAGATTTATTAATCGAAGTAGCAGAAAAATAACGAAAGGCTGGAATCAGCATGAAACATCGAGGAATATTATTTAGTGTCATTTTCATAGGATGTACATTTCTGTTGTATATGTATCCTGTGTGGTTTCCTCATGTTTCTTCTGATCCGTCTAATAAAAGTGAAATTCGAAGAGATCCACCGGCGACATCTTGGAACTATGAACCAATTGCGACGGATGGGTTTGCCAAATGGATAGGGCAAAAACTAACGGATTTCGAAACGGTTTATGGAGATCCAGAAGAGGTGTATTCTTCTGGATTTTCTTTTGTTATTCATCAATATTTTATAGACGATCAGACATATTTGGAAGTTAACACAGAAGGTAATCGTATCACTAGTATTAAATTTTTAGGAAAAGAAAACACCGATATTGCACCCTTTCAATTTGGTATGACAATGAATGAATTAGCAAAAATTACGATGATTTACCCCAATTTTACGCTTAATCATGACGGGAAGATTATCGCGTTTGAATTGATGGAAGATGATATGAATTATCGACCATTAATCGCTTTTGATAACGGAACTTTCGCAATGTTATTTTTTAGTC includes:
- a CDS encoding pyruvate carboxylase, yielding MKKILVANRGEIAIRVFRACVELKIKTVAIYAEEDEYSVHRFKADEAYLVGKGKRPIDAYLDIEDIIRVAKESGAEAIHPGYGFLSENLEFSKRCEEEGIIFIGPTPHHLDIFGDKIKAKEAAIAAGIQSIPGSNGPVETVEDVLEFANNHGYPVMIKAALGGGGRGMRVAHDEKEARDGYERAKSEAKAAFGSDEVYVEKYIGNPKHIEVQILGDSHGNVVHLFERDCSVQRRHQKVVEVAPCVSLNDEQRAAICNAAVQLMKHVDYVNAGTVEFLVEDDKFYFIEVNPRVQVEHTITEMITDIDIVTTQILIAQGKNLHTEIGIPTQDKITFEGAAIQCRVTTEDPLNGFMPDTGKIDTYRSPGGFGVRLDVGNAYAGAVVTPYFDSLLVKVCTHGSTFQQAIDKMERCLKEFRIRGVETNIPFMRNVVRHPQFRSGDAKTIFIDTTPELFEFPRTRDRGNKTMKYIGEITVNGFPGIEKQTKRFFDEPRMPKKLERVENLVTAKNILDAKGADAVVEWIKEQKNVLLTDTTFRDAHQSLLATRVRTHDLAKIAGKTEEAMPQLFSSEMWGGATFDVAYRFLTEDPWERLRILRKKMPNTLLQMLFRGSNAVGYSNYPDNVLVEFINEAAHQGIDVFRIFDSLNWIPQMEKSIQAVRDAGKIAEATICYTGDINDASRPKYSLQYYKDMAKELEALGAHTIAIKDMAGLLKPQASYRLISELKDTVDVPIHLHTHDTSGNGIITYSAAVTAGVDIVDVAMSAMSSNTSQPSLSSLYYALVNGKRVPDINIENVQELNHYWEDVRMYYQPFENGLNVPQTEVYMHEMPGGQYSNLQQQAKAVGLGDRWDEIKKMYHNVNMMFGDIVKVTPSSKVVGDMALFMVQNNLTEEDIYENGETISFPESVITFFQGELGQPTGGFPEKLQKIIIKDRPAYTDRPGALAKPVDFEQVKAELAELIGYEPQHDEVLSYLMYPEIFLAYRKAYEQFADIKVLDTPTFFSGMRTGEKINVEIEKGKNLIIRLDEIGDADIEGNRTLFFNLNGQRREISVKDTSIKSTVIAKRKAEPTNKEQIGATMSGSVLQVLVKKGDQVKRGDTLLVTEAMKMETSIEARFDGTVDHVYVTEGEPISSGDLLIEVAEK